The Fimbriimonas ginsengisoli Gsoil 348 genome window below encodes:
- a CDS encoding TPM domain-containing protein, whose translation MKRIAVLLGFLLVVAAGAQTYPARPDGSFVADGAGLLKEPDKADITLRSRSVLKTTGAPIVVATVPSLASVGAQAIGIEAYAHKLFDTWGIGSKHANHGILLLVAKDDHKARIELGKDWEHRYDPDSHRIMVGTIIPRFKQGDYSAGIRDGVRDLDNMLRTAAAETPGSAAPAMVDYQEGESSDDSSSSIGSFAAGFGGVMLIFFGIFAIVFISVIITFVNRMRGISGPLDWTRPRRYGAPYDSTTNVWIDPGTNPGYTNPSDIGIASSYDSSSSSSTYDSSSSSSSDSGGGFDSGSSGGGGDSGSW comes from the coding sequence GTGAAGCGCATCGCAGTCTTGCTTGGGTTCCTGCTCGTCGTGGCGGCCGGTGCGCAGACATACCCGGCTCGGCCGGATGGTAGCTTCGTCGCCGACGGCGCGGGTCTCCTCAAAGAGCCGGACAAGGCGGACATCACGCTTCGCTCGCGATCCGTGCTCAAGACGACAGGAGCCCCGATCGTGGTGGCGACGGTTCCATCGCTCGCCTCCGTCGGCGCCCAGGCCATCGGCATCGAGGCATACGCTCATAAGCTTTTCGACACCTGGGGCATCGGGTCGAAGCATGCCAACCACGGAATTTTGCTGCTCGTAGCGAAAGACGATCACAAGGCGAGAATCGAGCTTGGCAAAGACTGGGAGCACCGATACGATCCGGACTCGCATCGGATTATGGTGGGGACGATCATCCCCAGGTTCAAGCAAGGCGACTACTCGGCGGGAATCCGGGATGGCGTGCGCGATCTAGATAACATGCTCCGGACTGCCGCCGCGGAGACCCCCGGGTCGGCCGCTCCGGCAATGGTGGACTACCAGGAAGGCGAGTCGAGCGACGATTCATCATCGTCGATAGGCAGTTTCGCGGCCGGGTTTGGCGGCGTGATGCTTATATTCTTTGGGATATTCGCGATTGTCTTCATCTCGGTCATCATCACCTTTGTAAACCGGATGCGGGGAATAAGTGGCCCCTTGGATTGGACCCGGCCTCGCCGCTACGGCGCCCCGTACGACTCGACGACCAACGTCTGGATCGATCCCGGTACGAACCCCGGTTATACGAACCCTTCCGACATCGGCATCGCCAGCTCCTACGATTCCTCGTCGAGCAGTTCGACTTACGATTCCAGCAGCTCCAGCTCCTCCGACTCCGGCGGCGGCTTCGACTCCGGCAGCAGCGGCGGCGGTGGCGATAGCGGTTCCTGGTAG
- the pdxT gene encoding pyridoxal 5'-phosphate synthase glutaminase subunit PdxT produces the protein MTVGVVAIQGDFEKHIEALHSVGGVDVVEVRSREDLAKADRLIIPGGESTTVGLLMARFGLGDALQQRAAEGMPMWGTCMGMILMCENVENRSDQYTLGLLDIDVRRNAFGAQVHSFEDAVPLHGLDEPVCGVFIRAPVVTRLGEGVAELGRYEGQVVAVRQGNLLGTSFHPELTDDRRLHRYFLSL, from the coding sequence ATGACCGTCGGCGTGGTCGCGATTCAGGGCGACTTCGAGAAACATATCGAAGCGCTTCACTCCGTGGGGGGCGTGGATGTGGTCGAGGTTCGTTCTCGTGAAGATCTCGCGAAGGCGGACCGGCTCATTATTCCGGGCGGTGAGAGCACCACCGTCGGGCTCTTAATGGCGAGATTCGGGCTTGGCGACGCGTTACAGCAGCGGGCCGCCGAAGGGATGCCGATGTGGGGCACCTGCATGGGGATGATCCTCATGTGTGAGAACGTCGAGAACCGCTCCGATCAGTACACCCTCGGCCTGCTCGACATCGACGTCCGCCGGAACGCCTTCGGCGCTCAGGTGCACTCGTTCGAAGACGCCGTCCCGCTTCACGGTTTGGACGAGCCCGTTTGCGGCGTCTTCATCCGAGCGCCCGTCGTAACCCGCCTGGGCGAGGGGGTCGCCGAGCTAGGGCGCTACGAAGGCCAGGTCGTCGCGGTACGGCAGGGGAACCTTCTTGGAACTTCGTTCCACCCCGAACTCACCGACGACAGGCGGCTGCACCGATACTTCCTGTCGTTGTAA
- a CDS encoding arginase: protein MIDVIGVPFDLCGSRPGCALGPAAVRYAGLVETLQGIGLEVRDCGDMPAMRPETDEDGMRNFPPLLETVRGLRKAVYKTYLEGNLPIVVGGEHTVVAGAVAAALQFHGEDVAVLWIDAHADANTPGSSASGNLHGMPIAALAGLPSGTEGKVDEEWNALQEALGSGPRLSLNRTAWYALRDVDPPEVPQLQGLALTMHDIDRHGVVNTMHTLDRWLRTIGASHLWISFDVDALDPILAPGTGTAVRGGLTYREAHLCAELLFEMMAASDCPYRLAGVDVVETNPLVDANNATAVMVVEWFASLFGKTILGSRR from the coding sequence GTGATCGACGTCATCGGGGTTCCGTTTGACCTTTGCGGGTCGCGGCCGGGGTGCGCGCTAGGGCCGGCGGCGGTGCGATATGCGGGGCTGGTCGAAACACTCCAAGGGATCGGGCTGGAGGTGCGCGACTGCGGCGATATGCCGGCGATGCGACCTGAAACCGACGAGGACGGGATGCGTAACTTCCCACCCCTTTTGGAGACGGTCCGCGGGCTGCGGAAAGCGGTCTACAAGACGTATCTGGAAGGAAATCTGCCGATCGTCGTCGGTGGTGAGCACACGGTCGTCGCCGGCGCGGTCGCCGCCGCGCTTCAGTTTCACGGCGAAGATGTCGCGGTTCTCTGGATCGATGCGCACGCCGACGCGAACACCCCTGGCTCCTCCGCGAGCGGAAATTTACATGGAATGCCGATCGCCGCGCTCGCCGGGCTGCCGAGTGGGACGGAGGGGAAGGTCGACGAAGAGTGGAACGCCCTTCAGGAAGCGCTTGGCTCCGGGCCACGGCTTAGCCTGAACCGAACCGCCTGGTACGCACTACGCGATGTCGACCCGCCGGAGGTTCCGCAATTGCAAGGGCTCGCGCTGACGATGCACGACATCGACCGCCACGGCGTGGTCAACACGATGCACACCCTCGATCGTTGGCTTCGCACGATCGGAGCGAGCCACCTGTGGATCTCCTTCGACGTCGACGCGCTCGACCCGATCTTGGCGCCGGGGACCGGAACCGCGGTTCGCGGCGGGCTGACTTACCGGGAAGCGCATCTCTGCGCCGAGCTGCTGTTCGAAATGATGGCGGCGTCCGATTGCCCTTACCGTCTGGCCGGGGTGGACGTGGTGGAGACGAACCCGCTCGTCGACGCCAATAACGCGACGGCGGTCATGGTCGTCGAGTGGTTTGCCTCTCTCTTCGGCAAAACGATTCTGGGGTCGCGCCGATGA
- a CDS encoding amidohydrolase family protein translates to MSIQRMIGLLFVVPALAAAQTSPPTKFPVETNTMRKSLPKTGGDVFIKNGKLLTASHGTLEGTSILVRHGKIASIGKDLVAPEGITVIDATGKVVSPGIVDAHVHRGIDSTNEGTDAIVGEVRILDVLNPDAKTIWQAAASGETTGMILHGSANPIGGQSQVIKFKYGRSVDDILFPGAPRMIKFALGENVTRSGNQQSTRFPHTRLGVEAVYRRAFTQARDYMKKWDAYDAARLTDRNAVAPQRDLRLETLADILRRKIWVQCHSYRASEILMMVRLSQEFGFKIGAMQHALESYKIAPELAKAGVGVSIFEDDWAGKLELYDCIPYAAAILTKAGANVSINTDGVSGTTALILDAAKTMRYGGLTEDQALRLVTMNPARELGVDTRVGSLDIGKDADIVVWDGHPLSTYSRVNTTLIDGEVFFQRRDAFGVDKSSITKTKLDPFTYVASPAVPKLGNVYAIVGATIHPVLGPTISNGIVLLEDGKIKAVGNQVMVPKNAIVVDARKMHVYPGFIDAGTTIGLSEFGQVGQASDAREFGTNQPDLVALTAVQSWSEHLATTRCVGVTSVFTCPRGGTVSGQGSVINTAGWTNELMGVKPKAALCLNWPGGGGGFSDVDIDTVGDNDGDGSGSDKNDNMGGGGQGFGGGGDGTTSDDIKTYFDKAVKYGKAHDVADLSLEAMQPYISGQLPVFIRVRDRAGIIAVVEFVKKYKLKAVVVDAPESWKEAKLLADNHIPVILSAAGKTTLSANTTTNDWDPYDTPYATPALLKRAGVKFCFMSDSYADAKNLPERVGESCAYGLSREDAVRALTLSAAEILGVSDKLGSITPGKTGNLVITDGDPFEMTSNIRYVFVDGKPVRLESKFTRLRDMYLQRVQ, encoded by the coding sequence ATGAGCATCCAACGAATGATCGGTCTCCTGTTCGTCGTCCCTGCCCTCGCGGCCGCCCAAACGAGCCCTCCGACCAAGTTCCCGGTCGAAACGAACACCATGCGAAAGTCGCTGCCCAAAACCGGCGGCGATGTGTTCATCAAGAACGGCAAACTCCTCACGGCGTCGCACGGCACCCTCGAGGGAACGAGCATCCTCGTCCGCCACGGCAAGATCGCGTCCATCGGCAAAGACCTCGTCGCTCCGGAAGGGATAACCGTGATCGACGCCACCGGAAAGGTCGTCTCGCCCGGCATCGTTGATGCGCACGTCCACCGAGGAATCGACTCCACCAACGAGGGGACCGACGCCATCGTAGGCGAGGTCCGGATTCTGGACGTCCTTAACCCCGACGCCAAGACGATCTGGCAAGCCGCCGCCAGCGGAGAGACCACCGGCATGATCCTGCACGGCAGCGCCAACCCGATCGGCGGGCAGAGTCAGGTCATCAAGTTCAAGTACGGCCGCTCCGTGGACGACATCCTCTTCCCCGGCGCGCCCAGGATGATTAAGTTCGCCCTGGGTGAGAACGTCACCCGCTCCGGCAATCAGCAATCGACCCGCTTCCCGCACACCCGCCTCGGCGTCGAAGCGGTCTACCGCCGCGCCTTCACCCAGGCGCGCGACTACATGAAGAAGTGGGACGCCTACGACGCCGCTCGATTGACTGATCGAAACGCCGTCGCGCCTCAGCGCGACCTCCGGCTGGAGACGTTGGCCGATATTCTTCGCCGAAAGATCTGGGTTCAGTGTCACTCGTACCGCGCCTCCGAGATCCTGATGATGGTGCGCCTCAGCCAGGAATTCGGATTCAAGATCGGCGCGATGCAACACGCCCTGGAGTCGTACAAGATCGCTCCCGAGCTTGCGAAGGCAGGGGTCGGCGTCTCGATTTTCGAAGACGACTGGGCCGGAAAGCTGGAGCTGTACGACTGCATCCCCTACGCCGCCGCCATCCTCACCAAGGCGGGCGCCAACGTTTCCATCAACACTGACGGCGTCTCCGGCACCACTGCGCTGATTCTGGACGCGGCCAAAACGATGCGGTATGGCGGCCTCACGGAGGACCAGGCGCTTCGCCTCGTCACGATGAATCCGGCCAGGGAACTCGGCGTCGATACCCGCGTCGGCAGCTTGGACATCGGCAAAGATGCCGATATCGTGGTGTGGGATGGCCACCCGCTCAGCACTTACTCGCGGGTGAATACCACGCTGATCGATGGCGAAGTCTTCTTTCAGCGTCGCGACGCATTCGGGGTCGACAAGTCTTCGATCACCAAAACAAAGCTCGATCCGTTCACGTACGTTGCCAGCCCGGCCGTGCCCAAGTTAGGCAACGTCTATGCCATCGTAGGCGCCACGATCCATCCGGTGCTCGGCCCCACGATCTCGAACGGCATCGTGTTGCTCGAGGACGGGAAGATCAAGGCGGTTGGGAACCAGGTCATGGTTCCTAAGAACGCGATCGTGGTCGACGCCCGAAAGATGCACGTCTATCCGGGGTTCATCGATGCCGGTACGACAATCGGTCTCTCGGAGTTCGGGCAAGTGGGCCAGGCGAGCGATGCGCGCGAGTTCGGCACCAACCAGCCCGACCTCGTCGCCCTAACCGCCGTCCAATCCTGGAGCGAGCATTTGGCGACCACGCGTTGCGTGGGAGTTACGTCGGTCTTCACCTGCCCCCGGGGCGGCACCGTGTCGGGACAGGGCTCCGTCATCAACACGGCCGGTTGGACGAACGAGTTGATGGGCGTCAAACCCAAAGCCGCCCTCTGCCTCAACTGGCCGGGTGGTGGCGGCGGATTTAGCGACGTCGATATCGACACCGTTGGCGACAACGACGGAGACGGCTCCGGTTCGGACAAGAACGACAATATGGGCGGAGGCGGTCAAGGGTTCGGAGGCGGTGGCGACGGCACCACGTCGGACGACATCAAGACTTACTTCGACAAGGCGGTCAAGTACGGGAAGGCCCACGACGTCGCGGACCTCTCGTTGGAGGCGATGCAGCCTTACATTAGCGGTCAGCTCCCGGTCTTCATCCGAGTACGCGACCGCGCGGGAATCATCGCGGTGGTCGAGTTCGTGAAGAAATATAAACTGAAGGCGGTCGTCGTCGACGCGCCGGAATCCTGGAAAGAGGCCAAGCTGCTGGCCGATAACCACATTCCAGTCATCCTCTCCGCCGCCGGCAAGACGACGTTGAGCGCCAATACGACGACCAACGACTGGGACCCGTACGACACGCCCTACGCCACTCCGGCTCTCCTGAAGCGAGCGGGCGTCAAGTTCTGCTTCATGAGCGACAGCTACGCGGACGCGAAGAACCTCCCCGAACGGGTCGGTGAATCGTGCGCCTACGGCCTCTCGCGCGAAGACGCGGTTCGCGCTCTAACCCTCTCCGCCGCCGAGATCCTCGGTGTTTCCGACAAACTCGGCAGCATCACCCCAGGCAAGACCGGAAACCTCGTCATCACCGACGGCGATCCGTTCGAGATGACAAGCAACATCCGCTATGTCTTCGTCGATGGCAAGCCAGTCAGGCTGGAAAGTAAATTCACGCGACTCCGCGATATGTACCTTCAGCGAGTGCAGTAG
- a CDS encoding amidohydrolase family protein, producing the protein MLLAVFAASGAFAQSTPLAITGVKIEIGDGRVIANGNIVIQNGKIVAVGEGVAIPSGATTIDGKGVVVYPGFIDAYTTEGLKLPSPPTGGTPPSNRDTAPASMWHGNPKGMRPDIVASKCLDLKGKLSDNYAQGITTALLSGGSGSVRGIATVIDYIEEGSILVPSAAGELSFRGGGGGGGAAGGYPGTLFGTVATLRQELADAQYYAAQKSPKKDDGLENLRPLVAGRIPALFAVSTAREISRAARIADEFNLRFIVTGGGEAYRSIDLLKKKNAAVILSPDLGYEPSVKVEDAPDATPQEVLDERHATWVEKTHNAKALSEAGIPIAFSTGGSGLGDFLANVRKTIGAGLPREAALKALTSDSAKILGISDRVGTIEVGKLANLVIMTGDFADEKSQVSSVLVEGKKFDLKKGGKK; encoded by the coding sequence TTGCTTCTGGCCGTATTCGCGGCGTCGGGAGCCTTTGCTCAATCCACTCCTTTAGCCATTACGGGAGTCAAAATCGAGATCGGCGACGGCCGCGTCATCGCTAACGGCAACATCGTCATTCAGAACGGCAAGATCGTTGCCGTCGGCGAAGGGGTCGCCATTCCCAGTGGCGCCACCACGATCGATGGAAAGGGCGTCGTCGTCTACCCTGGCTTCATCGATGCCTACACCACGGAAGGGCTGAAACTACCAAGCCCGCCCACCGGCGGCACGCCGCCGAGCAACCGCGACACCGCGCCCGCCTCAATGTGGCACGGAAACCCGAAAGGGATGCGGCCCGACATCGTCGCCTCCAAGTGTCTGGATCTGAAAGGAAAGCTGAGCGACAATTACGCCCAGGGAATCACGACTGCACTTCTCTCCGGCGGCTCCGGCTCCGTCCGCGGCATCGCGACCGTCATCGATTACATCGAAGAGGGAAGCATCCTGGTCCCCAGCGCCGCCGGGGAACTCTCCTTTCGAGGCGGGGGCGGCGGAGGAGGCGCGGCCGGCGGATACCCCGGCACCCTCTTCGGCACGGTGGCAACCCTTAGGCAGGAACTCGCCGACGCGCAGTATTACGCTGCGCAAAAGTCGCCGAAGAAAGACGATGGGCTCGAGAACCTTCGCCCGCTCGTGGCTGGCCGGATTCCAGCCCTCTTCGCGGTAAGCACCGCCCGAGAGATCAGCCGAGCCGCGCGCATCGCCGACGAATTCAACCTCCGCTTCATCGTCACCGGTGGCGGCGAGGCATACCGAAGCATCGATCTTCTGAAGAAGAAGAATGCCGCGGTAATCCTTTCGCCCGACCTCGGCTACGAGCCGAGCGTTAAGGTGGAAGATGCTCCGGACGCAACCCCGCAAGAAGTCTTGGACGAGCGGCACGCCACCTGGGTGGAGAAGACCCACAACGCTAAGGCCCTGTCCGAGGCCGGCATCCCCATCGCCTTCTCCACCGGCGGATCGGGCCTCGGCGACTTCCTGGCCAACGTCCGCAAAACGATCGGCGCCGGTCTCCCCCGCGAAGCCGCGCTGAAAGCGCTCACCTCCGACTCCGCCAAGATCCTCGGGATTTCCGATCGAGTCGGCACCATCGAAGTGGGCAAGCTGGCCAACCTCGTCATCATGACCGGCGACTTTGCCGACGAAAAGAGCCAGGTCTCCTCGGTTCTCGTGGAAGGGAAGAAGTTCGACCTCAAGAAGGGAGGCAAGAAATGA